The following proteins are encoded in a genomic region of Dyadobacter sp. UC 10:
- a CDS encoding RagB/SusD family nutrient uptake outer membrane protein produces MTKYIKISMLAAALLMNGCNDEFLERKPLDRVTNETFWNTENDLRVYNNGLYDLARNDDNVPIMMGHYQGFESNWGSIWFQDEFADNMAPKHARHVLFQRIRSGKHTVPAGAQEFGYKGWNFVRAINIGLANYNKAIVADNIKDRYIAEARLFRGWFYSDKVSKFGDAPWVEKELNTTSEELFAARMPREQVMDKVLEDLNFASAKLPDSWNDGNAPGRLNRWCALLVKSRVCLFEGTWRKYHGGTDPEKWLTAAAEAAKELMDKGPYSLHVTGDTTSDYNAYHRILNLAGNKEVMYWRKYQLGVYTNHVQSYFEYTGGASKSMVEDYLCTDGLPITLSKLYKGDDKIEDVFENRDPRLRQTVLHPADAAKYKYHLGDGRTYPRIVGMAGGYTTETGYHIIKHYNADDMIGKAFDTAESPAITLRFGEALLNYAEAKAELNTLTQGDLDITINKLRDRVGMPHMVLGKIPVDPRYTGDGVSPLISEIRRERRVELFMEGFRYNDIKRWKQGKKLLIPTMGMRWDAAAQARYPGAVIKTAVDPVSQKTYIDVYQGTDWATPVFDEAKHYLWPIPLNSLAQNPAIKQNPGWQ; encoded by the coding sequence ATGACAAAATATATCAAAATATCCATGCTTGCGGCGGCGCTGTTGATGAATGGCTGTAACGACGAATTCCTCGAACGCAAACCGCTCGACCGCGTCACCAACGAAACTTTCTGGAACACGGAAAATGATCTGCGCGTGTACAACAACGGCCTGTACGACCTCGCCCGCAACGACGATAATGTGCCCATTATGATGGGGCATTACCAGGGTTTCGAAAGCAACTGGGGCAGTATCTGGTTCCAGGACGAATTTGCCGACAATATGGCGCCCAAGCACGCGCGTCACGTTTTGTTTCAGCGAATCAGATCGGGAAAACATACTGTTCCGGCGGGTGCGCAGGAGTTTGGCTATAAAGGATGGAACTTCGTCCGCGCAATCAATATCGGCCTGGCCAATTATAATAAAGCTATCGTCGCCGACAATATCAAAGACCGTTACATCGCCGAGGCGAGGCTTTTCCGCGGCTGGTTCTATTCGGATAAAGTATCCAAGTTTGGCGACGCTCCCTGGGTTGAAAAAGAGTTAAACACAACGTCGGAAGAGCTTTTTGCCGCCAGGATGCCGCGTGAGCAGGTGATGGACAAAGTTCTGGAAGACCTCAATTTTGCATCTGCCAAACTGCCTGACAGCTGGAATGACGGCAATGCGCCGGGCCGCCTCAACCGCTGGTGCGCGTTGTTGGTCAAATCGCGCGTTTGTTTGTTTGAAGGAACCTGGCGGAAATACCACGGCGGTACCGATCCCGAAAAATGGCTGACCGCCGCTGCTGAGGCCGCAAAGGAACTAATGGACAAGGGTCCCTACTCGCTGCACGTGACCGGCGACACGACTTCGGACTACAATGCCTACCACCGCATTCTGAACCTGGCAGGCAACAAAGAAGTGATGTACTGGCGCAAATATCAGCTCGGCGTATATACTAACCACGTTCAGTCGTATTTTGAATATACCGGAGGCGCGAGCAAAAGTATGGTAGAAGATTACCTCTGCACGGATGGTTTGCCCATTACTTTGTCCAAACTCTACAAAGGCGACGACAAGATCGAGGATGTATTTGAAAACCGCGACCCTCGCCTGCGCCAGACGGTTTTGCACCCTGCCGACGCTGCAAAGTACAAGTATCACCTGGGCGACGGCCGCACTTATCCGCGTATTGTAGGCATGGCGGGCGGCTATACAACCGAAACCGGCTACCACATTATCAAGCATTATAATGCAGATGATATGATCGGAAAAGCATTCGATACCGCTGAGTCTCCGGCGATTACACTGCGTTTCGGCGAAGCACTGCTGAATTATGCCGAGGCCAAAGCAGAGCTGAACACACTGACACAAGGCGACCTGGATATAACCATCAACAAGCTGCGCGACAGGGTGGGTATGCCTCATATGGTGCTTGGTAAAATTCCTGTGGACCCGCGCTATACCGGCGACGGCGTGTCCCCGCTGATCTCGGAAATCCGCCGCGAACGTCGTGTTGAGCTGTTTATGGAAGGTTTCAGATACAACGATATCAAGCGCTGGAAACAAGGTAAAAAGCTGCTCATTCCAACAATGGGAATGCGCTGGGACGCAGCTGCGCAGGCCAGATATCCGGGAGCGGTGATCAAAACGGCAGTAGATCCGGTGTCGCAAAAGACTTATATCGACGTTTACCAGGGCACCGACTGGGCTACGCCTGTTTTCGATGAAGCCAAGCATTATCTGTGGCCAATTCCTTTGAACTCCCTGGCACAAAACCCGGCAATCAAGCAGAATCCCGGCTGGCAGTAA
- a CDS encoding heparinase II/III domain-containing protein translates to MKKPILLLPLFLLALTLQAQITPRNLLAKAYPLDAVTQMLVAKDQWKPYPATPDAWKQAVPDTTLSRVVKDAEKLIDFKFEPIPASVSLDFVRSGDRLRHSGISFGKRNVLMKLILAESIEGKDRFTETILNGVWSICEESFWGVPAHINDTGLPDPDNPVVDLFAAETGALLGLADYFIGQKFDKINPQIRKRIYFETNRRFFVPMLTKGDTYKYMSKTSQVNNWNPWIMSNWIAATLLLEPDEKRRSEMLRGSMLGLDRYINSLGADGGCDEGPSYWFAAGASVYDCLELLAGATNSKIDIYQEDIIKKMASYVYKTHIDGHYFVNFADADPKLRPDGLLLYRLGKAVKDEKLVEMGKWAFQNFTAVSTSPEGFHRPRRIENLLTINQIDGGKISLTPVQEAWIGDIQVLTARAGDGLFLATHGGHNAESHNHNDVGDFIIYVKGQPMIVDAGRGNYTARTFSNKRYELWFTQSEYHNLPIVNGIGQKAGRKFEATAVKSNVNGKEASLQMDIAAAYPPEAGITSWKRLVALNRTKNQVEITEDYVLKSEPKSIQEIFMTVCDVDSSEPGKVKLKGAGNTSLTLSYDPKMWSVSTEKPSTDGMEYESFKTKWDNRPVTRIVLDSKQLKQNGKHRLVFDTKE, encoded by the coding sequence ATGAAAAAACCAATTCTTTTACTCCCCCTATTTCTTCTTGCCTTAACGTTACAAGCCCAAATTACTCCACGCAATCTCCTCGCCAAAGCCTACCCACTCGATGCAGTTACGCAAATGCTGGTGGCGAAGGATCAGTGGAAACCTTATCCTGCTACGCCCGACGCCTGGAAGCAGGCTGTGCCGGATACTACTTTGAGCCGGGTTGTAAAGGATGCCGAAAAGCTGATTGATTTCAAATTTGAGCCGATCCCCGCTTCGGTTTCGCTGGATTTTGTGCGTTCTGGCGATCGGTTGCGGCATTCGGGGATATCTTTCGGAAAAAGGAATGTGCTGATGAAGCTGATTCTCGCTGAGAGTATCGAAGGAAAAGACCGTTTTACCGAAACCATTTTGAATGGGGTATGGTCGATTTGCGAGGAGAGTTTTTGGGGTGTTCCAGCGCATATCAATGACACCGGTTTGCCCGATCCCGATAATCCTGTGGTCGATTTGTTCGCGGCGGAAACGGGCGCGTTGCTGGGTTTGGCGGATTATTTTATAGGTCAGAAATTTGACAAAATCAATCCACAGATCCGTAAAAGGATCTATTTTGAAACAAACCGGCGCTTTTTTGTACCCATGCTTACAAAAGGTGATACTTACAAATACATGAGCAAAACCAGCCAGGTCAACAACTGGAATCCCTGGATCATGTCCAACTGGATTGCCGCGACGTTGCTGCTCGAACCGGACGAAAAGCGCCGGTCTGAAATGCTTCGGGGATCTATGCTCGGCCTCGACCGCTATATCAATAGTCTGGGCGCCGACGGCGGTTGCGATGAAGGCCCTAGCTACTGGTTTGCAGCTGGCGCCAGCGTGTATGATTGTCTTGAATTGCTGGCAGGTGCTACCAATTCGAAAATTGATATTTACCAGGAGGATATCATCAAAAAGATGGCCTCTTACGTCTACAAAACACATATCGACGGCCACTATTTCGTCAATTTCGCTGACGCCGACCCCAAACTCCGGCCCGACGGGTTGCTGCTGTACAGGCTGGGAAAGGCGGTAAAAGATGAGAAACTGGTTGAAATGGGGAAATGGGCATTCCAGAATTTCACTGCTGTGTCGACTTCCCCAGAAGGTTTTCACCGGCCAAGAAGAATCGAAAACCTCCTGACCATCAATCAGATCGACGGCGGAAAAATTTCGCTAACCCCTGTACAGGAGGCCTGGATAGGCGATATTCAGGTACTGACCGCCCGCGCCGGCGACGGACTTTTCCTGGCTACCCATGGCGGCCACAATGCGGAAAGCCATAACCATAATGACGTTGGTGATTTTATTATTTACGTAAAAGGCCAGCCTATGATCGTGGATGCGGGCAGAGGGAATTATACGGCCCGCACGTTTTCCAACAAGCGTTATGAGCTCTGGTTCACGCAATCTGAATACCATAATCTCCCGATCGTGAATGGTATTGGTCAGAAAGCAGGCCGGAAATTTGAGGCGACGGCTGTTAAAAGTAATGTCAACGGAAAAGAAGCAAGTCTGCAAATGGACATTGCCGCAGCCTACCCGCCGGAAGCGGGGATCACATCGTGGAAACGGCTGGTAGCTCTTAACCGGACCAAAAATCAGGTGGAGATCACGGAAGATTATGTGCTTAAATCGGAGCCAAAGTCCATTCAGGAAATATTTATGACGGTGTGCGATGTGGATTCTTCTGAACCCGGAAAAGTAAAGTTAAAAGGTGCCGGGAATACCAGCCTGACTCTATCCTACGATCCGAAAATGTGGTCAGTATCAACTGAAAAACCTTCTACGGACGGCATGGAATATGAGAGTTTCAAAACCAAATGGGACAACAGGCCTGTCACCCGTATTGTACTGGACAGCAAGCAGTTGAAGCAAAATGGAAAACACCGCCTTGTATTTGATACCAAAGAGTAG
- a CDS encoding alpha/beta hydrolase family protein, whose translation MKKIGSTLLLAALSFTSNAQQAANRPTMVAGFPVNYSEDSAGNYTLPDLLKCTDGQAVTSAKIWTQKRRPELVKMVEEIQFGKMPPAPKDLKFNAFDKGTPALNGKAIRKQVTVYLTKDTSDHKMNLLIYLPAASKKPVPMLLNISFAAYNQIIDDQGLLVGNIWKDGKKIKADKPSVFGKMDVEQFMDAGIGFATVYYGDIEPDFKDGINYGIRKEYLKPGQTQTADNEWGAIAAWSWGLSRALDYFETEKQIDAKRVALQGASRLGKTVLWAGIRDERFKVVVASISGEGGAALSRRNYGETIRHISDPSRYLYQFAPNYHTFAERVNEMPFDAHALVALMAPRPLLLQTGSTDYWSDPKGEYLSAVAAAPVYQLFNKKGPQTPQMPAAGDTSLLLNELGYYMHEGGHGVLPEDWKHIVSYLKKYL comes from the coding sequence ATGAAAAAAATAGGATCAACCCTGCTGCTCGCGGCCCTCTCCTTTACGTCAAATGCCCAGCAGGCGGCGAACCGGCCCACGATGGTAGCAGGGTTTCCTGTTAATTATTCCGAAGATTCAGCAGGCAACTACACGCTCCCCGACCTCCTGAAATGCACCGACGGACAAGCCGTAACCAGCGCGAAGATCTGGACACAAAAGCGGCGGCCTGAATTGGTAAAGATGGTGGAGGAAATCCAATTCGGAAAAATGCCTCCGGCCCCCAAAGACCTGAAATTCAATGCTTTTGACAAAGGAACGCCTGCATTGAACGGTAAGGCAATTCGTAAACAGGTTACGGTGTATCTGACGAAAGACACCTCAGACCACAAAATGAATCTCCTGATTTACCTGCCTGCGGCTTCCAAAAAGCCGGTTCCGATGCTTTTGAATATCTCTTTTGCCGCATATAACCAAATCATTGACGACCAGGGATTGCTGGTTGGAAATATCTGGAAGGACGGAAAAAAGATAAAGGCGGATAAGCCGAGTGTCTTTGGAAAAATGGACGTCGAGCAATTTATGGACGCAGGAATCGGCTTTGCCACCGTGTATTACGGAGATATTGAACCGGATTTTAAAGACGGAATCAACTACGGGATCCGGAAGGAGTATTTAAAACCGGGACAGACACAAACCGCTGATAACGAATGGGGTGCAATCGCAGCCTGGTCGTGGGGACTGAGCCGTGCGCTGGATTATTTTGAAACCGAAAAGCAGATCGATGCAAAACGCGTCGCATTGCAGGGAGCGTCGCGGCTCGGAAAGACCGTGCTTTGGGCGGGCATTCGTGACGAAAGGTTCAAGGTAGTGGTGGCCAGTATCTCGGGTGAAGGCGGGGCTGCACTGAGCCGCAGAAATTACGGAGAAACGATCCGTCACATCAGCGACCCTTCGAGGTACCTCTACCAATTTGCCCCCAATTATCACACCTTCGCAGAAAGGGTGAACGAAATGCCTTTCGATGCCCACGCCCTGGTAGCATTAATGGCACCGAGGCCCCTCCTGCTGCAAACGGGCAGTACTGATTATTGGTCAGACCCGAAAGGCGAATACCTTTCCGCTGTCGCGGCGGCACCGGTTTATCAACTTTTCAACAAAAAAGGTCCGCAAACGCCCCAAATGCCCGCTGCCGGGGATACCTCGCTGCTGTTGAACGAGCTGGGTTATTACATGCACGAAGGCGGCCACGGTGTACTGCCGGAGGACTGGAAGCATATTGTGAGCTATTTGAAGAAGTATTTGTGA
- a CDS encoding YdeI/OmpD-associated family protein codes for MSAQKLTFKTTLLLAKKTATGIQVPDEIVEKLGSGKRPPVNVTINDYTYPSTIAVMGGMFMLPVSAEVRQNAKVQAGETIEVTLQLDMQPREVTLPHDFQKALHSNQMARTFFETLSNSNKKRFVIPIEQAKTDETRNKRIEKAISDLEQEKKV; via the coding sequence ATGAGCGCACAGAAACTGACATTCAAAACTACCCTGTTGCTGGCAAAGAAAACGGCGACCGGCATTCAGGTACCTGACGAGATCGTCGAAAAACTTGGCTCGGGCAAGCGCCCCCCGGTTAACGTGACGATCAACGATTACACTTATCCGAGTACGATTGCTGTAATGGGCGGGATGTTTATGCTACCGGTTAGTGCCGAAGTTCGCCAGAATGCAAAAGTCCAGGCCGGAGAAACGATCGAAGTGACGTTACAACTCGATATGCAACCACGCGAAGTTACCTTACCCCACGATTTTCAAAAAGCATTGCACAGTAACCAGATGGCCAGGACATTCTTTGAAACACTTTCCAATAGCAACAAAAAGCGCTTCGTAATTCCGATCGAACAAGCCAAAACCGACGAGACGAGGAACAAGCGCATTGAAAAGGCAATTTCCGACCTGGAACAGGAGAAAAAAGTGTAG
- a CDS encoding sulfatase family protein gives MRKSIIAGYLGLLLLPAAFVTHAQTTKPNIMIIMADDLDSRQLSCYGGRNLKTVHIDALAKEGLKFSNMIASEAMCVPTRASLFTGLYPVKHGSFQNHKPVYDHLKSVGHYLADLGYRVGLTGKDHVTKPKSVFPFDIIEGFEPNCVAPTDAYQLSDVKKYMTGSEKPYCLFVMSINPHTPWTVGDTTEFKAENVILPKDWVDTPVTRRQYVKYLAEIRRLDDQVGEISGLLKETGQEKNTVLIFLGEQGAQFPGAKWNLYDAGQKSSMIVKWPGKVKPATETAAIAQYEDITPTLIALAGGKAVDGLDGKSILPVLLGKSTGERKYAYGIHNNIPEGDPYPIRSIRDKRYKLILNLTADKPYYNKFMMNRERQDRNTVWFSWVAESETNPAAKKLTDRFENRPPVEFFDLEKDPFELNNLAGDPAYQKKIEDLRSELYKWMKQQGDAGAEIDQVYAKKAVK, from the coding sequence ATGAGAAAATCGATCATTGCAGGATACCTGGGTTTATTGCTTCTGCCGGCTGCGTTCGTCACCCATGCCCAAACCACCAAACCCAATATCATGATCATCATGGCCGATGACCTCGACAGCCGGCAGTTGAGCTGCTATGGAGGCCGGAATCTGAAAACGGTCCATATTGATGCATTGGCAAAGGAAGGATTAAAATTCTCCAATATGATCGCTTCGGAAGCGATGTGCGTGCCCACGCGCGCTTCGCTTTTTACAGGACTTTACCCGGTTAAACATGGTTCTTTTCAGAATCATAAGCCGGTTTATGATCATCTGAAAAGCGTCGGACATTACCTTGCAGACCTGGGATACCGCGTCGGGTTGACCGGCAAGGACCACGTTACCAAGCCCAAAAGCGTATTTCCATTTGATATTATCGAAGGTTTTGAACCTAACTGTGTCGCACCAACTGATGCATATCAGCTAAGCGATGTGAAAAAATACATGACTGGTTCTGAAAAACCCTATTGCCTGTTTGTCATGAGCATTAACCCGCATACGCCGTGGACGGTTGGGGATACAACTGAGTTCAAAGCGGAAAATGTGATCCTGCCGAAAGACTGGGTCGATACGCCGGTAACGCGGAGACAGTACGTAAAATACCTTGCCGAGATCAGGCGGCTGGACGATCAGGTGGGGGAGATTTCCGGCTTACTTAAAGAAACGGGTCAGGAAAAGAATACCGTGCTGATCTTTCTGGGCGAGCAGGGCGCACAGTTTCCCGGAGCAAAATGGAATCTGTACGATGCCGGGCAAAAAAGCTCGATGATCGTGAAATGGCCCGGGAAAGTGAAACCCGCAACGGAAACAGCTGCAATTGCGCAGTACGAAGATATTACCCCGACCCTCATTGCCCTTGCGGGAGGAAAGGCGGTCGACGGTTTGGATGGAAAAAGCATTTTGCCGGTTCTTTTAGGTAAAAGTACCGGCGAGAGAAAATATGCGTACGGAATTCATAACAATATTCCCGAAGGAGACCCTTATCCGATCCGCAGCATCCGCGATAAACGTTACAAGCTAATCCTGAATCTGACAGCGGATAAACCATACTATAATAAATTCATGATGAACCGCGAGCGGCAGGACCGCAATACGGTCTGGTTCTCGTGGGTGGCAGAATCAGAAACTAACCCAGCTGCAAAAAAGCTGACAGACCGCTTCGAAAACCGCCCGCCGGTCGAATTTTTCGATTTGGAAAAAGATCCTTTTGAGCTCAATAATCTCGCCGGTGATCCTGCTTATCAGAAGAAAATCGAGGATTTACGGAGCGAGCTATACAAATGGATGAAGCAGCAGGGCGATGCGGGCGCGGAGATCGATCAGGTTTATGCTAAAAAAGCAGTAAAGTAA
- a CDS encoding oxidoreductase, which yields MNTQQSPLFKAYYIQNKRLSNRFVVAPMTRTSADSTGVPTLQMRDYYASFARGGFGMIVTEGIYTDDLYSQANPNQPGLVTATQLAGWKEIVQEVKRADVLFITQLMHAGALSRSLENTIAPSAILPLDTPEPETNEKPYPLPREMGVNDMEKIKRGFVKAALLAQEAGFDGVELHAANGYLFDQFITPYTNKRTDTYGGSVSNRLRLLAEIFTEIRKIVRPDFIVGIRFSEGKVNDLAYRWEGGAETARAVFSEVAKIHPDYIHIAAEGGKWARECQYPDGSSSNSIARQLTGVPVIANGGMHDQNLSEKLLSTGHADFVSIGRAAIANPDFPDKIRRGAEVFSFAPGMIRPELTLTNTEEYWENAKGNYVAP from the coding sequence ATGAACACGCAGCAATCACCTTTATTTAAAGCCTATTATATTCAAAACAAAAGGCTTTCCAATCGTTTTGTCGTCGCCCCGATGACCCGCACCAGCGCCGATTCAACCGGCGTCCCCACGTTACAAATGCGCGATTATTATGCATCGTTTGCGCGCGGTGGTTTTGGAATGATCGTCACCGAAGGTATTTATACAGACGATCTTTATAGTCAGGCCAACCCGAATCAGCCTGGTTTGGTAACCGCCACGCAGCTGGCAGGTTGGAAGGAAATTGTACAGGAAGTGAAACGCGCCGATGTCTTGTTTATAACCCAGTTAATGCATGCGGGCGCATTGTCGCGGTCTCTTGAAAACACGATCGCGCCGTCGGCGATCCTGCCGCTGGATACGCCGGAGCCTGAAACGAACGAAAAACCTTATCCATTGCCACGGGAAATGGGGGTCAATGACATGGAAAAAATCAAGAGAGGTTTCGTGAAAGCCGCATTGCTGGCGCAGGAAGCTGGTTTTGACGGCGTAGAGCTTCACGCGGCGAACGGGTATTTGTTCGATCAGTTTATCACACCTTATACCAATAAGCGCACAGATACTTACGGTGGAAGTGTCTCGAACCGCCTGCGGCTGCTTGCTGAGATTTTTACGGAAATCAGGAAAATAGTACGGCCGGATTTCATTGTAGGCATCCGGTTCTCGGAGGGGAAGGTCAATGATCTTGCTTACCGCTGGGAAGGCGGTGCAGAAACAGCTCGCGCGGTATTCAGTGAAGTTGCCAAAATCCATCCCGACTATATTCATATTGCCGCGGAAGGGGGCAAATGGGCACGGGAATGTCAATATCCCGACGGAAGTTCATCCAATTCCATCGCCAGGCAGCTCACAGGCGTACCGGTAATCGCAAATGGCGGTATGCATGATCAGAACCTCTCCGAAAAATTACTGTCAACCGGTCACGCCGACTTTGTATCTATCGGCCGCGCTGCCATCGCAAATCCTGATTTCCCTGATAAAATCAGAAGAGGAGCAGAAGTATTCTCCTTCGCGCCGGGAATGATCAGGCCGGAATTGACACTTACGAATACGGAGGAGTATTGGGAAAATGCAAAAGGAAACTATGTAGCACCCTAG
- a CDS encoding Crp/Fnr family transcriptional regulator, with product MQNKDIQPVIDHFLKRIPLTAEEQEYVRSLVKIRHLLSRQYLVQQGEVCRFESFVTKGFLRSFYVDSKGNDFTLHFAMEDWWISDSASFLREVPATRNIVAVEPTTVLQLDKAAIETLYRQVPVFERFWRIMNENACLAQDERILNAIMLSGAERYEALLYKYPGIEQRLPQKHIASYLGITPVFLSKIRKLPLTGQQKS from the coding sequence ATGCAGAACAAAGATATTCAACCTGTTATTGATCATTTTTTGAAACGCATTCCACTCACTGCGGAGGAGCAGGAATATGTGCGATCGCTGGTGAAGATCCGCCATCTATTGTCCCGGCAATACCTGGTGCAGCAGGGCGAGGTCTGTCGGTTTGAGTCTTTCGTAACAAAGGGATTTTTGCGGTCATTTTATGTCGATTCGAAAGGCAATGATTTCACGCTGCATTTCGCGATGGAAGATTGGTGGATTTCCGATTCGGCGAGTTTTTTGAGAGAAGTTCCGGCAACCAGGAATATTGTCGCCGTGGAACCAACGACGGTGTTACAGCTGGACAAAGCTGCTATTGAAACACTCTACCGGCAGGTTCCGGTTTTCGAGCGGTTTTGGCGGATTATGAATGAAAATGCCTGTCTTGCGCAGGATGAGCGGATACTGAATGCAATCATGCTATCCGGGGCTGAACGTTATGAGGCACTTTTGTATAAATATCCAGGAATAGAACAGCGGCTTCCGCAAAAGCACATTGCTTCCTATCTGGGCATTACGCCCGTTTTTTTAAGTAAGATCCGAAAATTGCCGCTCACCGGCCAGCAGAAAAGTTAA
- a CDS encoding tetratricopeptide repeat protein, which translates to MLEVLVVITFFGYIYYLRNYADLRSKSEREESEFAAGIEMYRDQNFEGAFRYCNDQVVKNRRSSIAHLYRGLAQKGLKNRKEAYEAVQTAVSLDDDVYEAHLELGRLFLEDGDPKTALLHFTKSVSKAQGTSPKPYHWRSQAYVALQMEAEAQADLVEERLISDKSANQQNTPEPIQAPFVDKKLIASLVMVVFTGVLLTVVVKRAESVHLPYLVAVCAAIAIGFAEPRKGWFLALVQCMLVLGGYFLFTELPETSSETELENFSLYGSLILTFVASFLGGFMKRALSMD; encoded by the coding sequence ATGCTTGAAGTTCTCGTTGTTATTACCTTTTTCGGTTATATCTATTACCTGCGCAACTACGCCGACCTCCGCTCAAAATCTGAAAGAGAGGAGAGCGAATTTGCTGCCGGGATTGAAATGTACCGCGATCAAAATTTCGAAGGAGCATTCCGGTATTGCAATGATCAGGTTGTGAAAAACCGGCGCTCGAGCATTGCGCACTTGTACCGCGGACTTGCTCAAAAAGGCTTAAAAAACAGGAAGGAGGCATATGAGGCTGTGCAAACCGCCGTCAGTCTCGACGACGATGTGTACGAGGCGCATCTGGAATTGGGCCGGTTATTTCTGGAAGACGGCGATCCTAAAACTGCACTTTTGCATTTCACTAAATCAGTCTCAAAAGCGCAGGGAACTTCGCCCAAACCTTACCACTGGCGGTCGCAGGCTTATGTGGCTTTGCAGATGGAGGCCGAGGCGCAGGCGGATCTGGTGGAAGAAAGGTTGATTTCAGACAAATCAGCGAATCAGCAAAATACCCCGGAACCTATTCAGGCGCCATTTGTGGACAAAAAGCTCATCGCCAGTCTCGTCATGGTCGTTTTTACAGGCGTTTTACTTACGGTCGTGGTAAAGCGGGCCGAGAGTGTGCACCTTCCTTACCTGGTTGCGGTTTGCGCCGCTATCGCGATCGGGTTTGCGGAGCCCAGAAAAGGCTGGTTTCTGGCATTGGTGCAATGTATGCTTGTACTGGGCGGGTATTTTCTTTTCACCGAATTGCCGGAAACAAGCAGCGAAACCGAATTGGAAAATTTCAGTCTGTACGGTTCATTAATCCTTACATTCGTCGCCAGTTTCCTGGGTGGGTTTATGAAGAGGGCGCTTAGTATGGATTAA